One window of Lytechinus variegatus isolate NC3 chromosome 2, Lvar_3.0, whole genome shotgun sequence genomic DNA carries:
- the LOC121407085 gene encoding rhodopsin, G0-coupled-like, producing MATTTESYHSGTEALSNLQPEYMTPLSKTGYLLTGIYLTIVGTIATIGNITVICVLFRYGTFRKRSINLLLINMAASDLGVSVTGYPLTTLSGYWGRWLFGDVGCKFYAFCVYTLSCSTITTHAVIAFYRYIYIVKTDLRPKLTANFTSIVIIFIWVYALFWTLTPFVGWSSYVYEPFGTSCSINWFGRSFNDISYMVACVIGVYLVQIIVMVYCYHHVAKKIRGIDPERTQGKDSGVNVFRKLRRREAKIDTHVTKMCFMMMISFIIVWTPYAVESLRVAHVHRISAFSAVIPTMFAKSSCMLNPIIFLSSSSKFRRDLRKMWSSPPSHESLRQEERNKTQPSLYVRHSDISSVYRNNTASVYYDKERIYIGEMRATSIQKEAELMRRDPEVLSIASSTSSDVHFVVRDSKRPKRALGPRGPEMFTASGYTNHASSTSDSAGQSTSSGTKRTGFGSRKASRQYSVKSQSEETANSGEIFTLDGSGLEMMSLRRL from the exons ATGGCGACGACGACGGAGTCATATCACTCCGGAACAGAAGCCCTTTCCAATCTCCAGCCAGAGTACATGACCCCTCTGTCTAAGACCGGATACCTACTAACCGGTATCTACCTTACAATTGTCG GTACGATCGCGACGATTGGCAATATCACGGTGATCTGTGTGCTGTTCCGTTATGGGACCTTTCGGAAGCGGTCCATCAATCTTCTCCTAATAAACATGGCGGCCAGTGACTTGGGCGTATCTGTGACCGGCTACCCTCTTACAACGTTATCGGGGTACTGGGGACGATGGCTCTTCGGGGATGTTGGTTGCAAGTTCTACGCATTTTGCGTCTATACACTTTCTTGTAGTACCATCACAACGCATGCAGTCATTGCATTTTACCGATACATCTATATTGTGAAGACTGACCTCA GACCGAAATTGACTGCGAATTTCACGTCCATTGTCATCATCTTTATATGGGTATATGCCTTATTCTGGACTTTGACTCCCTTTGTCGGCTGGAGCAGTTACGTCTACGAGCCCTTCGGTACTTCTTGTTCTATCAACTGGTTTGGACGATCATTCAATGATATCTCCTACATGGTGGCCTGTGTTATCGGCGTCTATCTTGTCCAGATTATCGTCATGGTCTACTGTTACCACCACGTGGCTAAAAA AATCAGAGGAATAGACCCAGAACGAACCCAGGGAAAAGATTCAGGTGTCAACGTCTTCAGGAAACTCCGAAGAAGAGAAGCAAAGATAGACACACATGTCACAAAG atgtgtttcatgatgatgataagctTCATAATAGTCTGGACTCCTTACGCAGTTGAGAGTCTGAGGGTGGCTCACGTGCATCGCATCAGTGCTTTTTCAGCTGTCATCCCAACAATGTTCGCGAAAAGTTCTTGCATGCTTAACCCCATCATATTTTTGTCATCGAGCTCCAAGTTCCGACGGGATCTGCGCAAGATGTGGAGTTCCCCTCCGTCCCACGAATCGCTTCGCCAGGAAGAACGCAACAAGACGCAACCCTCGCTCTATGTCCGACATAGCGATATATCCTCGGTATACCGAAACAACACTGCTTCCGTGTACTATGACAAAGAGCGAATCTACATCGGTGAAATGCGCGCCACCAGTATACAGAAGGAAGCTGAACTCATGCGACGCGACCCGGAAGTGCTCTCGATTGCGTCATCGACAAGTTCTGACGTCCATTTTGTGGTGAGGGATTCGAAGAGGCCCAAAAGGGCCCTGGGACCGCGTGGCCCTGAAATGTTTACAGCTTCTGGGTACACCAACCACGCGAGTTCAACGAGTGATAGTGCTGGACAGTCGACGTCGTCTGGCACAAAGAGGACTGGTTTTGGAAGTCGTAAAGCGTCAAGACAATATTCCGTAAAGTCCCAGTCGGAAGAAACTGCAAATTCGGGAGAAATATTTACTCTTGACGGTAGTGGTTTGGAAATGATGAGCTTACGAAGGCTTTAA